A stretch of Sulfitobacter sp. THAF37 DNA encodes these proteins:
- a CDS encoding low molecular weight phosphatase family protein, giving the protein MADLPQSVLFCCDHNAVRSPMAEGIMKKFYGTDTYVQSVGVKNDLEIDGFSIAVCAEIGVELSRHRSRSFDEMEQWGDDLSSFDLVIALSPASQRRALELTRFFHLDVEYWPILDPTGLGEGREAKLVQFRAARDQIKTRLIDRFGDPVCPVT; this is encoded by the coding sequence ATGGCGGACCTTCCCCAGTCCGTTCTGTTCTGCTGCGATCACAACGCAGTACGCTCGCCCATGGCAGAGGGCATCATGAAAAAATTCTACGGCACCGATACCTACGTGCAATCGGTGGGCGTCAAGAACGACCTGGAAATCGACGGCTTTTCCATCGCGGTCTGTGCCGAGATCGGTGTCGAACTGTCGCGCCACCGCTCGCGCAGTTTCGACGAGATGGAGCAATGGGGCGATGACCTGTCATCCTTTGACCTGGTGATCGCCCTGTCCCCGGCCAGCCAGCGCCGCGCACTGGAACTGACGCGGTTCTTTCACCTCGATGTCGAATACTGGCCCATTCTCGACCCTACAGGACTGGGCGAGGGGCGCGAGGCCAAGCTGGTGCAGTTTCGTGCTGCCCGCGACCAGATCAAAACCCGCCTGATCGACCGTTTCGGCGATCCGGTCTGCCCTGTTACGTAG
- a CDS encoding histidine phosphatase family protein, translating into MSRLALLRHGHTAWNRAGRIQGRTDIPLDDEARAQLSALSLPPPWDRAAVWSSPLHRAVETARLVSGQPPLTDAALTEMHWGDWEGRTRPDLHDDPHSDYRPIEAWGWHHAPPGGESPAEVRARVLAWAQALTGDAVAVCHIGVMRVLLAHAHGWDFDGPAPFAVKRNRLYVIDITASGWHPTAEPVRLTGVTP; encoded by the coding sequence ATGAGCCGCCTTGCCCTCTTGCGCCACGGCCACACCGCGTGGAATCGCGCGGGGCGCATCCAGGGCCGCACGGACATACCGCTGGACGACGAGGCACGCGCACAGCTGTCGGCGCTGTCGCTGCCCCCGCCCTGGGACCGCGCCGCGGTCTGGTCCAGCCCGCTGCACCGCGCCGTGGAAACCGCGCGGCTGGTCAGTGGCCAGCCCCCCCTGACGGATGCGGCGTTGACCGAAATGCACTGGGGCGACTGGGAAGGCCGGACACGGCCCGATCTGCACGACGACCCCCACAGCGACTACCGCCCGATCGAAGCCTGGGGCTGGCACCACGCCCCGCCCGGCGGCGAAAGCCCCGCCGAGGTCCGCGCCCGCGTCCTTGCCTGGGCACAGGCGCTGACGGGCGACGCGGTGGCGGTCTGCCACATCGGCGTGATGCGGGTTCTGCTGGCCCATGCGCACGGCTGGGATTTCGACGGCCCGGCCCCCTTTGCGGTCAAGCGCAACCGGCTTTACGTGATCGACATCACGGCTTCCGGCTGGCACCCGACGGCAGAGCCGGTCAGACTGACCGGGGTCACGCCATGA
- a CDS encoding DUF3072 domain-containing protein, which translates to MTDNPKNNPTGNAEKDPEDWVTGDEPMTGAQASYLKTLCEQHGEEFQDGLTKAEASERIEALKG; encoded by the coding sequence ATGACCGACAACCCCAAGAACAACCCCACCGGAAACGCGGAAAAGGACCCCGAGGACTGGGTCACCGGCGACGAGCCGATGACCGGCGCGCAGGCCAGCTACCTCAAGACCCTGTGCGAGCAGCACGGCGAAGAGTTTCAGGACGGCCTGACGAAGGCGGAGGCGTCGGAACGGATCGAGGCGCTGAAGGGGTAA
- a CDS encoding glycosyltransferase family 4 protein yields the protein MMRLAFYAPLKPPDHPVPSGDRAMARSLIAALEGIGADVSLASTLRSRDGAGNPAFQSRTMAQAEAEIARLIAQGRQTRWQAWISYHNYYKAPDLIGPAVARALGIPYLQVESTRARKRLVGPWAGYATAAEAAADAAAVIFHVTERDAETLRRDAPPGQHLYRLRPFLDRDSLPDAATRSGPMLSVGMMRAGDKLASYRIIAETLALVPGDWSLEIAGDGPARAQVAQLMAPFGSRVRLLGALAETELARTYARASLLFWPGVNEAFGLVYLEAQAAGLPVVAQDRPGVRDVLAPGTPPPPEAGAAALAHRLTELLQDPDLRARQGDLARDHVARHHLRPAAMDSLRAGLAAAGVT from the coding sequence ATGATGCGGCTCGCCTTCTACGCGCCCCTCAAGCCACCCGATCACCCCGTGCCTTCCGGCGACCGCGCGATGGCCCGCAGCCTGATCGCCGCGCTGGAGGGGATCGGCGCCGACGTCTCGCTGGCCAGCACCCTGCGCAGCCGCGACGGCGCGGGAAACCCCGCTTTCCAGTCACGGACGATGGCACAGGCCGAGGCCGAGATTGCCCGCCTCATCGCGCAGGGCCGTCAGACCCGTTGGCAGGCCTGGATCAGTTACCACAATTACTACAAGGCCCCGGACCTGATCGGCCCCGCCGTGGCGCGGGCCCTGGGCATCCCCTATCTTCAGGTGGAATCCACCCGCGCACGCAAACGGCTCGTCGGGCCGTGGGCCGGTTACGCGACCGCAGCAGAGGCGGCAGCGGATGCCGCGGCGGTCATCTTTCACGTCACCGAACGCGATGCCGAGACGCTGCGCCGGGATGCGCCGCCGGGTCAGCACCTGTACCGCCTGCGGCCGTTCCTGGACCGGGACAGCCTGCCGGACGCCGCCACACGGAGCGGTCCCATGCTGAGCGTCGGCATGATGCGCGCGGGGGACAAACTGGCCTCCTACCGCATCATCGCCGAAACGCTGGCGCTGGTGCCGGGAGACTGGTCGCTTGAGATCGCCGGCGATGGCCCGGCGCGGGCGCAGGTGGCGCAATTGATGGCGCCATTTGGCAGCCGGGTACGCCTGCTGGGCGCGCTGGCAGAGACGGAGCTGGCCCGGACTTATGCCCGCGCATCGCTGCTGTTCTGGCCCGGCGTGAACGAGGCCTTCGGCCTCGTCTATCTGGAAGCGCAGGCGGCGGGTCTGCCCGTGGTGGCGCAGGACCGCCCGGGCGTTCGCGACGTGCTGGCCCCCGGCACCCCGCCACCGCCCGAGGCGGGCGCCGCCGCGCTGGCCCACCGCCTGACCGAATTGCTGCAAGACCCCGACCTGCGGGCGCGGCAGGGTGACTTGGCGCGCGACCATGTGGCCAGGCATCACCTGCGGCCTGCCGCGATGGACAGCCTGCGCGCGGGCCTCGCCGCCGCGGGGGTGACATGA
- a CDS encoding ketosteroid isomerase-related protein has translation MADIIKTYFDAFNAGDTDGMLACLTDDVAHHVNEGKVREGKAKFAEFCAHMSRCYKENLTDMVVFSDPDATRAAAEYVVNGTYLETDAGLPEARGQGYRLPAGSFFDLREGRISRITTYYNLADWTAQVS, from the coding sequence ATGGCCGACATCATCAAGACCTATTTCGATGCCTTTAACGCAGGCGATACCGACGGCATGCTGGCCTGCCTGACCGATGACGTGGCGCATCATGTCAACGAAGGGAAGGTGCGCGAAGGCAAGGCGAAGTTCGCGGAGTTTTGCGCCCACATGAGCCGCTGCTACAAGGAAAACCTGACCGACATGGTGGTTTTCTCTGACCCTGATGCTACGCGGGCAGCCGCGGAATACGTGGTCAACGGCACCTACCTTGAAACCGACGCGGGACTGCCCGAGGCACGTGGCCAGGGCTACCGGCTGCCGGCGGGGTCATTCTTTGACCTGCGGGAGGGTCGAATCAGCCGCATCACCACCTATTACAATCTGGCGGACTGGACCGCGCAGGTCAGCTGA
- a CDS encoding GNAT family N-acetyltransferase, translating into MALRITPLTGAALVRALPSVARLRIAVFAEWPYLYDGDPAYEERYLQSYRDSDSAIVVGAFDGDVLVGASTGTPLTDHADDFAAAFAPTGVDLGQVFYCAESVLLPAYRGQGAGHSFFAAREDHARRLGFAKSCFCAVIRPEDHPARPAGYRPLDGFWRARGYRPLDGVIARFRWKDHGETEETAKPLQFWIRDL; encoded by the coding sequence ATGGCCTTGCGGATCACGCCCCTCACGGGGGCCGCGCTGGTCAGGGCACTGCCGAGCGTGGCCCGGCTGCGCATCGCGGTCTTTGCGGAATGGCCCTACCTCTACGACGGCGACCCGGCCTATGAGGAGCGGTACCTGCAAAGCTATCGCGACAGCGACAGTGCCATCGTTGTCGGGGCTTTCGATGGCGATGTGTTGGTCGGCGCCAGCACCGGGACGCCCCTGACGGATCACGCGGATGATTTCGCTGCCGCATTTGCCCCGACCGGGGTTGACCTTGGGCAGGTGTTCTACTGCGCCGAAAGCGTCCTGCTGCCCGCGTACCGGGGGCAGGGGGCGGGGCACAGCTTCTTCGCCGCCCGCGAGGACCATGCGCGGAGACTGGGATTTGCCAAAAGCTGTTTCTGCGCGGTGATCCGCCCCGAGGACCACCCGGCGCGCCCCGCCGGGTACCGCCCTCTCGATGGCTTCTGGCGGGCGCGGGGGTACCGGCCGCTCGACGGGGTGATCGCCCGGTTCCGCTGGAAGGATCACGGCGAGACGGAAGAGACGGCGAAACCCCTGCAATTCTGGATACGCGACCTCTGA
- the lepA gene encoding translation elongation factor 4, with amino-acid sequence MTPLSHIRNFSIVAHIDHGKSTLADRLIQLTGTVAERDMKEQLLDAMDIERERGITIKANTVRIDYPAQDGETYVLNLIDTPGHVDFGYEVSRSMQAVEGSLLVVDASQGVEAQTLANVYQAIDADHEIVPVLNKVDLPAADCARVREQIEDVIGIEAHDAVEISAKTGVGIPDVLEAIVKRLPPPEGGDPDAPLKAMLVDSKYDQYLGVIVIVRIIDGTLKKGDRIRMIKTGGTYDVDDVGVYRPAMTSVKSLGPGEIGYLNASIKQVRDTRVGDTITLEKRPCEKPLPGFKPSQPVVFCGLFPVDSSEFEDLREAIEKLALNDASFSFEMETSAALGFGFRCGFLGLLHLEVIRDRIEREYDIELITTAPSVIYHVHMKDGEMRELHNPADMPDLTHVDHMEEPRIKATILVPDEYLGDVLKLCQDRRGIQQDLTYAGSRAMVVYDLPLNEVVFDFYDRLKSVTKGYASFDYQMIGYRQDNLVKMQILVNDEPVDALSTMVHRDRAEMRGRAMVEKLKDLIPRHMFKIPIQAAIGGKVIARETLSAMRKDVTAKCYGGDATRKKKLLEKQKAGKKKMRQFGKVDIPQEAFISALKMDS; translated from the coding sequence ATGACACCGCTTTCGCACATCCGCAATTTCTCCATCGTGGCGCATATCGACCACGGTAAATCGACGCTTGCCGACCGGCTGATCCAGCTCACCGGGACGGTGGCCGAACGCGACATGAAGGAACAGCTTCTCGACGCGATGGACATCGAGCGCGAGCGCGGCATCACCATCAAGGCCAACACCGTGCGCATCGACTATCCCGCGCAGGACGGTGAGACCTATGTGCTGAACCTGATCGACACACCCGGCCATGTCGACTTCGGCTACGAGGTCAGCCGCTCGATGCAGGCGGTCGAAGGGTCGCTGCTGGTTGTCGATGCCTCCCAGGGGGTCGAGGCGCAGACGCTTGCCAATGTCTACCAGGCCATCGACGCGGACCACGAGATCGTGCCGGTGCTGAACAAGGTCGATCTGCCCGCCGCCGACTGCGCCCGCGTGCGCGAACAGATCGAAGACGTGATCGGCATCGAGGCGCACGACGCGGTCGAGATCAGCGCCAAGACCGGCGTGGGCATCCCGGACGTGCTGGAAGCCATCGTGAAACGCCTGCCGCCCCCCGAAGGCGGCGACCCCGATGCGCCGCTCAAGGCGATGCTGGTCGATTCGAAATACGACCAGTACCTGGGCGTCATCGTCATTGTCCGGATCATCGACGGCACCCTGAAAAAGGGCGACCGCATCCGCATGATCAAGACCGGCGGCACCTACGACGTGGACGACGTCGGCGTCTACCGGCCTGCAATGACGTCTGTCAAAAGCCTCGGCCCCGGCGAAATCGGCTATCTGAACGCGTCGATCAAACAGGTGCGCGACACCCGCGTGGGCGACACCATCACCCTTGAAAAGCGCCCCTGCGAAAAACCCCTGCCGGGTTTCAAACCTTCCCAGCCCGTGGTTTTCTGCGGATTGTTCCCGGTGGACAGCTCCGAATTCGAAGACCTGCGCGAAGCGATCGAGAAACTGGCCCTCAACGATGCCAGCTTCTCCTTCGAGATGGAGACCTCGGCCGCACTTGGCTTCGGCTTTCGCTGCGGGTTCCTCGGCCTTCTGCATCTGGAGGTGATCCGCGACCGGATCGAACGGGAGTACGACATCGAGCTGATCACCACCGCGCCGTCGGTGATCTACCACGTCCACATGAAGGACGGCGAGATGCGCGAGTTGCACAACCCCGCCGACATGCCGGACCTGACCCATGTGGACCACATGGAAGAACCACGCATCAAGGCCACGATCCTGGTGCCGGACGAATACCTTGGCGACGTGCTGAAGCTCTGCCAGGACCGGCGAGGCATCCAGCAGGATCTGACCTATGCGGGCAGCCGCGCGATGGTGGTTTATGACCTGCCGCTGAACGAGGTGGTCTTCGACTTCTACGACCGGCTGAAATCTGTGACCAAGGGGTATGCCTCCTTCGACTACCAGATGATCGGCTACCGCCAGGACAACCTGGTCAAGATGCAGATCCTGGTGAACGACGAACCCGTGGATGCGCTGAGCACGATGGTCCACCGAGACCGGGCCGAGATGCGCGGCCGCGCGATGGTCGAAAAGCTGAAAGACCTGATCCCGCGCCACATGTTCAAGATCCCGATCCAGGCGGCCATCGGCGGCAAGGTCATCGCCCGCGAAACCCTGTCCGCCATGCGCAAGGACGTGACCGCCAAATGCTATGGCGGCGACGCCACCCGCAAGAAGAAGCTGCTGGAGAAGCAGAAGGCGGGCAAGAAGAAGATGCGCCAGTTCGGCAAGGTGGATATCCCGCAGGAAGCTTTCATCAGCGCACTGAAAATGGACAGCTAA
- a CDS encoding polysaccharide deacetylase family protein: MKPDWSTLTAELAIWRAEARALPLWWRDDDATDPTPALDRLLTLSGTLGLPVHLAVIPALATPALAETLRDRPHATALVHGWAHENHAPLGQKKAEFGHPRPGAAAEAQAGLTRLRGLFRDGLFEMFVPPWNRVDPSVTAALPAMGFRALSTYTPRTTRDAAPGLVQINTHVDPIHWRGGGGLADPDAQIATLVQQLQDRRAGRTDATEPLGVLTHHLVHDAAIWEFTHACVSTLLMGGATPINLLSLKGPLP, translated from the coding sequence ATGAAGCCCGACTGGTCCACGCTGACCGCCGAACTGGCGATATGGCGGGCAGAGGCCCGCGCCCTGCCCCTGTGGTGGCGCGACGACGACGCGACCGACCCCACCCCCGCGCTGGACCGGCTGCTGACGCTGTCAGGGACACTGGGCCTGCCGGTACACCTGGCCGTGATCCCGGCCCTGGCGACACCCGCCCTGGCCGAAACCCTGCGGGACCGCCCCCATGCCACGGCATTGGTGCATGGCTGGGCGCATGAAAACCACGCGCCATTGGGCCAGAAAAAGGCCGAGTTCGGCCATCCCCGCCCCGGTGCCGCGGCTGAGGCTCAGGCGGGGCTGACCCGACTGCGCGGCCTGTTCCGGGACGGGCTGTTCGAGATGTTCGTGCCCCCCTGGAACCGGGTCGACCCCTCGGTCACGGCGGCGTTGCCCGCAATGGGCTTTCGGGCGCTGTCCACCTACACGCCGCGCACCACGCGCGACGCCGCGCCGGGGCTGGTGCAGATCAACACCCATGTCGATCCGATCCACTGGCGCGGCGGCGGCGGGCTGGCGGACCCCGACGCTCAGATCGCCACCCTTGTGCAGCAGCTGCAGGACCGCCGCGCAGGCCGCACCGATGCCACGGAACCGCTGGGTGTGCTGACGCATCACCTTGTCCATGACGCCGCGATCTGGGAGTTCACGCATGCCTGCGTGTCCACCCTGCTGATGGGTGGCGCGACGCCGATCAACCTGCTGTCCCTGAAAGGACCCCTGCCATGA
- a CDS encoding class I SAM-dependent methyltransferase, producing MSRLESMRRRLTAQIEGLNWAAAQIANLQGDVLELGLGNGRTYDHLRAGLPDRRIWVIDREMNAHPSCVPPEADFLQGDADRMLDRMARAGTRLSLVHYELGIGVPEADAVKSRGLSPLIAPLLVPGGLVISQDPLEGFERIAGPETVADGRYLFYRA from the coding sequence ATGAGCCGTCTCGAATCCATGCGCCGCCGCCTGACCGCCCAGATCGAGGGGCTGAACTGGGCCGCGGCGCAGATCGCAAACCTGCAAGGCGATGTGCTGGAACTGGGTCTGGGCAACGGGCGCACCTACGATCACCTGCGCGCGGGCCTGCCCGACCGCCGCATCTGGGTCATCGACCGCGAGATGAACGCGCATCCCTCCTGCGTCCCGCCAGAGGCGGATTTCCTGCAGGGCGACGCCGACCGCATGTTGGACCGGATGGCCCGGGCGGGCACGCGGCTCTCGCTGGTGCATTACGAGCTTGGCATCGGCGTGCCCGAGGCCGACGCGGTCAAGAGCCGTGGGCTGAGCCCGCTGATCGCCCCGCTGCTGGTGCCCGGCGGGCTGGTGATCTCGCAGGATCCGCTGGAGGGGTTCGAACGCATCGCGGGGCCGGAGACAGTGGCGGACGGCCGGTATCTGTTTTACCGGGCCTGA
- a CDS encoding glycosyltransferase family protein, which yields MKVMIVVTHLLGTGHLSRALTLARAFRQGGHRVRVVSGGMPAPHLADPDLPLTQLPPVRSDGVDFTRLLDDRDAEVSGTFLAARQTALLSAFHDMTPDVVMTELFPFGRRILRAEFRALLDAARAAPQQPLICASIRDILAPPTNPKKAAFAEEIIAAYYDAVLVHADADITPLDLSWPVSPALEARLRYTGFVAPPTAPPHPERTGTGEIIVSAGGGDVGAEIFAAARTAAAADPDRTWRLLLGGANATARAAEMTGPPNMIVEPARPDFRQMLHHAAASVSMCGYNTALDLLQTGCPAVFIPFDAGSEVEQGLRAKALAQRRGFAVLRSAELTADALLDALAQITSGPRPTPLREGLDGAARTVEIVAALRRVRR from the coding sequence ATGAAGGTGATGATCGTGGTGACGCACCTGCTGGGCACCGGGCACCTGTCGCGCGCCCTGACGCTGGCGCGCGCCTTCCGGCAAGGCGGGCACAGGGTCCGGGTCGTCTCGGGCGGGATGCCCGCGCCGCATCTGGCCGATCCAGACCTGCCGCTGACGCAACTGCCGCCCGTGCGGTCGGACGGTGTCGACTTTACGCGGCTTCTGGACGATCGCGACGCCGAGGTGTCCGGCACCTTCCTCGCCGCGCGCCAGACTGCCCTGCTGTCGGCCTTTCACGACATGACCCCCGATGTGGTGATGACCGAACTCTTTCCCTTTGGCCGGCGTATCCTGCGGGCCGAATTCCGCGCCCTGCTTGACGCCGCACGGGCGGCACCGCAGCAACCGCTGATCTGCGCCTCGATCCGCGACATCCTTGCGCCGCCGACGAATCCGAAGAAAGCCGCCTTCGCCGAAGAGATCATCGCTGCCTACTACGATGCTGTCCTGGTGCACGCGGATGCCGACATCACCCCCCTTGACCTGAGCTGGCCGGTGTCGCCCGCGCTAGAGGCCAGATTGCGCTACACCGGGTTCGTCGCTCCCCCGACCGCCCCCCCGCACCCCGAGCGGACCGGAACGGGAGAGATCATCGTCAGCGCGGGCGGCGGCGACGTCGGGGCGGAGATATTCGCCGCCGCCCGCACGGCCGCGGCGGCCGATCCGGACCGGACATGGCGGCTGCTGCTGGGCGGCGCCAATGCGACGGCACGCGCCGCAGAGATGACCGGCCCGCCCAACATGATCGTCGAACCCGCCCGACCGGACTTCCGCCAGATGCTGCACCACGCGGCGGCCTCCGTTTCCATGTGCGGCTACAACACCGCGCTGGACCTGCTGCAGACCGGCTGCCCCGCGGTGTTCATTCCCTTCGACGCGGGCAGCGAGGTGGAACAGGGCCTGCGGGCCAAGGCTCTGGCACAGCGCCGGGGTTTCGCGGTCCTGCGCAGCGCCGAACTGACCGCCGACGCCCTGCTGGACGCGCTGGCACAGATCACCTCGGGCCCGCGCCCCACACCGCTGCGCGAGGGCCTGGACGGAGCCGCCCGAACGGTCGAGATCGTCGCGGCGCTGCGGAGGGTGCGGCGATGA